In a genomic window of Desulfovibrio inopinatus DSM 10711:
- the tsaA gene encoding tRNA (N6-threonylcarbamoyladenosine(37)-N6)-methyltransferase TrmO, which yields MTILYNPIGYFATPHKDVRGMPIQPLGAKGVRGTISILPEYQEGLTDLDDFSHVIVLYHLHQIQGHDLTVTPFLDTQEHGIFATRSPKRPNPLGLSVMRLSGVSHGTVFVENVDVLDGTPVIDIKPYVPDFDVWPADRIGWFSGKSNNASTHRSDNRFARPELAVQEL from the coding sequence ATGACCATTTTATACAATCCAATCGGATACTTTGCGACACCTCACAAAGATGTACGAGGAATGCCCATTCAACCACTTGGTGCCAAAGGCGTTCGAGGGACCATTTCCATTCTACCCGAATATCAAGAAGGCCTCACCGATCTTGACGATTTCTCTCACGTCATCGTGCTCTACCACCTCCACCAGATACAAGGGCATGACCTTACGGTGACTCCTTTTCTTGATACTCAAGAGCACGGCATTTTTGCGACACGCTCCCCCAAACGTCCGAATCCATTAGGTCTTTCTGTCATGCGCCTTTCGGGCGTTTCTCATGGCACAGTCTTTGTTGAAAACGTCGATGTGCTTGACGGCACCCCAGTGATCGACATCAAACCATACGTCCCCGATTTCGATGTGTGGCCCGCCGATCGAATCGGCTGGTTTTCAGGAAAATCGAACAATGCTTCTACACACCGAAGTGACAATCGATTTGCCCGCCCCGAACTCGCGGTACAGGAGCTTTAA
- a CDS encoding alpha/beta fold hydrolase, which translates to MAKFLFVHGAFQGAWVWREVSDILQSMGHETHIPTLSGCGYLHHGGREGIDLNTFIQDISNYIYFEELDDVVLVGHSYSGLICGAIMMGTPHLLHQAILVDTIIPQSNRSFVDTAGEAFRHMLESHRVGNWKIKPWPLNVFGVPESRGPWFSARLCDFPESAFLTPFPSEFDPTCVPVSFITCTATASPFIRAMAGKARSFGWSVTELNSGHCPMVTHPQELAAMLDTAVIAQAGSAA; encoded by the coding sequence ATGGCTAAATTTCTTTTTGTTCATGGCGCATTTCAAGGGGCCTGGGTCTGGCGGGAAGTATCCGATATACTCCAATCTATGGGGCATGAAACCCACATCCCGACGTTATCCGGTTGTGGGTATCTCCACCATGGTGGACGTGAAGGTATTGATCTCAACACCTTCATTCAAGATATATCGAATTATATCTATTTCGAAGAACTCGACGATGTCGTTCTTGTCGGCCACAGCTACTCGGGGCTGATCTGTGGTGCCATCATGATGGGGACGCCGCACCTGCTTCACCAAGCCATCCTTGTGGATACCATTATCCCTCAAAGCAATCGAAGTTTTGTTGATACGGCCGGAGAGGCTTTTCGGCATATGCTTGAAAGTCATCGCGTTGGAAACTGGAAGATCAAACCGTGGCCCCTCAACGTGTTTGGTGTTCCGGAATCTCGAGGCCCTTGGTTCTCTGCCCGACTCTGCGATTTTCCGGAAAGTGCTTTTCTCACGCCATTTCCTTCTGAGTTCGATCCTACATGTGTTCCTGTTTCATTTATCACCTGCACAGCCACAGCAAGCCCATTCATTCGAGCCATGGCCGGGAAAGCGCGATCTTTTGGCTGGTCTGTCACAGAACTGAACTCCGGACATTGTCCCATGGTAACGCATCCACAGGAACTCGCCGCGATGCTTGATACCGCAGTGATAGCCCAGGCAGGTTCAGCAGCATGA